From Lolium perenne isolate Kyuss_39 chromosome 5, Kyuss_2.0, whole genome shotgun sequence, a single genomic window includes:
- the LOC127303972 gene encoding uncharacterized protein, with product MTRMMMMHGQEKRDHAPVEMSYTLENRKWQAANKKCMAFIKNIIENAIVGSIAECASVGEYLEKIKSQFTSSSKTYATQLLKQLTEKYSGGAHGIREHILRMSNLAAKLKPMDANLELKPAILVHLVMSSLPSQFDNFVINYNMNPEKWDIEKTIAMYVQEEDILKA from the coding sequence ATgacaaggatgatgatgatgcatgGGCAAGAAAAAAGAGACCATGCTCCTGTGGAGATGTCCTACACCTTAGAGAACAGAAAGTGGCAGGCTGCTAATAAAAAATGCATGGCATTTATAAAGAACATAATTGAGAACGCCATCGTGGGCTCAATTGCGGAGTGTGCTTCCGTTGGGGAGTACTTAGAAAAGATAAAGAGCCAATTTACTAGTTCTTCAAAGACATATGCAACCCAACTGTTGAAGCAGCTGACAGAAAAATACAGTGGAGGTGCACATGGCATTAGGGAGCACATCCTCAGGATGAGCAACCTGGCTGCAAAGCTGAAGCCCATGGATGCTAACCTGGAGCTGAAGCCTGCAATTCTGGTTCACTTGGTCATGTCTTCATTACCATCACAGTTTGACAACTTTGTTATCAATTACAACATGAACCCTGAGAAATGGGACATTGAAAAGACCATTGCCATGTATGTGCAAGAGGAAGACATACTCAAGGCATAG